Proteins co-encoded in one Cydia strobilella chromosome 14, ilCydStro3.1, whole genome shotgun sequence genomic window:
- the LOC134747191 gene encoding cytochrome P450 6B6-like codes for MVLIIAVVVLLILVYCYGTRTFSYWSKRGIKHDPPIPYLGTAKRQLFFQTSYFEIFDEMYWKYPQERYVGYYYTTTPLLILRDPELVKQFLTTDFNYFYSRSVFPLHGVIEPLMNNLFACEGNLWRFLRQKMTHAFSSAKLKAMFPLIISRTEKLQQLAAEAASTGTEVDILQLMARYTTDFIGACGFGLETEALNDENSMFRRIGHRIFHTNKRDAIVLFCKTMMPGVSKSLHYFSEFVEKNMLELIKGIMARREYKPSGRNDFIDLLLEAKAKGDNAELPSIEANLSESPCLADLELTEELMAAQVFVFFSAGFETSSNSSSYMLHELAYHPEYQKKCQEEIDEVLARYENKLCYDAIKEMKYLAMCYSETLRVFPAAGYLMRKCQKPYIIPGTDITLDPGVKVVVPVKSFHKDPLYWEDPEQFRPDRFHPDNMGKINKNIYLPYGDGPRRCIGERLGIMQSLAGLAALLSRFSVAPGKSTVRHPPLDPTVFLVQSVLGSMPLTLLPRKKNL; via the exons ATGGTACTCATTATAGCAGTGGTAGTTTTATTGATCCTAGTGTACTGCTATGGAACCCGGACCTTCAGTTATTGGTCTAAGCGAGGAATCAAGCACGACCCTCCCATTCCGTATCTTGGCACGGCCAAGCGACAGCTCTTTTTTCAAACCAGTTACTTTGAGATCTTTGACGAAATGTACTGGAAATACCCGCAGGAAAGATACGTTGGGTATTACTATACGACTACGCCGCTTCTAATCCTGAGAGATCCAGAATTAGTTAAGCAATTTTTAACGACGGATTTTAACTACTTCTATTCCAGATCAGTTTTTCCCCTACATGGTGTAATAGAACCGTTAATGAATAACCTATTTGCGTGCGAAGGAAACTTGTGGAGGTTTCTGCGGCAGAAGATGACACATGCGTTTTCATCTGCAAAATTAAAAGCCATGTTTCCTCTGATTATTTCTAGAACCGAAAAATTACAGCAACTTGCTGCAGAGGCTGCCTCTACAGGTACAGAAGTAGACATACTACAACTTATGGCACGTTATACCACTGATTTTATTGGTGCTTGCGGGTTCGGCCTCGAGACGGAAGCTCTTAACGACGAAAACTCGATGTTCAGACGTATAGGACATCGTATATTCCATACCAACAAACGTGATGCGATTGTACTGTTTTGTAAAACAATGATGCCCGGTGTATCCAAGAGTTTACATTATTTCTCAGAGTTTGTAGAGAAAAATATGCTTGAACTTATAAAAGGTATAATGGCTCGGAGAGAGTATAAGCCATCAGGCAGAAACGATTTCATAGATTTACTTCTGGAAGCGAAAGCAAAAGGGGATAATGCGGAACTTCCTTCGATCGAGGCAAATCTCAGTGAAAGTCCATGTCTTGCGGACCTGGAGTTGACTGAGGAACTGATGGCTGCGCAAGTATTCGTGTTCTTTAGCGCCGGGTTCGAGACGTCATCGAATTCGTCCAGCTATATGCTACATGAGTTAGCCTATCATCCTGAATACCAAAAGAAGTGTCAAGAGGAAATTGATGAAGTGCTCGCGCGATATGAAAACAAATTATGTTATGACGCTATCAAAGAAATGAAGTATCTGGCTATGTGTTACAG CGAAACGCTCCGCGTTTTTCCGGCAGCTGGTTACTTGATGCGTAAATGTCAAAAACCTTATATCATCCCGGGCACTGACATTACGCTGGATCCTGGAGTAAAGGTGGTGGTTCCAGTCAAATCATTTCACAAAGATCCTCTGTACTGGGAGGACCCTGAACAATTCCGTCCCGACAGATTTCACCCAGATAACATGggtaaaatcaataaaaatatttatctaccGTATGGAGATGGACCAAGAAGATGTATAG GAGAGCGTCTCGGTATCATGCAATCTCTGGCCGGCCTGGCAGCGCTGCTCAGTCGGTTCTCCGTGGCCCCTGGAAAGAGCACCGTGCGTCATCCACCCCTAGACCCAACAGTGTTCCTTGTGCAGAGCGTGCTCGGTAGCATGCCGCTTACGCTGCTCCCTAGGAAGAAGAACTTGTGA
- the LOC134747206 gene encoding U8-agatoxin-Ao1a-like isoform X3, whose product MPRAGALLLALAALLLVAEWTHASYIDPGDEDVEISVPDYGEDPADLQLLQDVGKRACIRRGGNCDHRPGDCCHSSSCRCNLWGSNCRCQRMGLFQKWG is encoded by the exons ATGCCGCGCGCCGGCGCACTCTTGCTGGCGTTAGCGGCGCTCCTGCTCGTCGCTGAGTGGACGCACGCCTCATACATCGATCCTG GAGACGAGGACGTGGAGATCAGCGTTCCCGACTACGGCGAGGACCCGGCAGACTTGCAGCTGCTTCAGGATGTTGGGAA GAGAGCCTGCATCCGGCGTGGCGGAAACTGCGACCACCGGCCCGGCGACTGCTGTCACTCCTCCTCCTGCCGCTGCAACCTCTGGGGCTCCAACTGCCGCTGCCAGCGCATGGGCCTCTTCCAGAAATGGGGGTGA
- the LOC134747206 gene encoding U8-agatoxin-Ao1a-like isoform X1, with protein sequence MPRAGALLLALAALLLVAEWTHASYIDPGDEDVEISVPDYGEDPADLQLLQDVGKRSSLIYVFRRACIRRGGNCDHRPGDCCHSSSCRCNLWGSNCRCQRMGLFQKWG encoded by the exons ATGCCGCGCGCCGGCGCACTCTTGCTGGCGTTAGCGGCGCTCCTGCTCGTCGCTGAGTGGACGCACGCCTCATACATCGATCCTG GAGACGAGGACGTGGAGATCAGCGTTCCCGACTACGGCGAGGACCCGGCAGACTTGCAGCTGCTTCAGGATGTTGGGAA ACGTTCGTCGCTGATCTACGTTTTCAGGAGAGCCTGCATCCGGCGTGGCGGAAACTGCGACCACCGGCCCGGCGACTGCTGTCACTCCTCCTCCTGCCGCTGCAACCTCTGGGGCTCCAACTGCCGCTGCCAGCGCATGGGCCTCTTCCAGAAATGGGGGTGA
- the LOC134747206 gene encoding U8-agatoxin-Ao1a-like isoform X2 — protein sequence MPRAGALLLALAALLLVAEWTHASYIDPDEDVEISVPDYGEDPADLQLLQDVGKRSSLIYVFRRACIRRGGNCDHRPGDCCHSSSCRCNLWGSNCRCQRMGLFQKWG from the exons ATGCCGCGCGCCGGCGCACTCTTGCTGGCGTTAGCGGCGCTCCTGCTCGTCGCTGAGTGGACGCACGCCTCATACATCGATCCTG ACGAGGACGTGGAGATCAGCGTTCCCGACTACGGCGAGGACCCGGCAGACTTGCAGCTGCTTCAGGATGTTGGGAA ACGTTCGTCGCTGATCTACGTTTTCAGGAGAGCCTGCATCCGGCGTGGCGGAAACTGCGACCACCGGCCCGGCGACTGCTGTCACTCCTCCTCCTGCCGCTGCAACCTCTGGGGCTCCAACTGCCGCTGCCAGCGCATGGGCCTCTTCCAGAAATGGGGGTGA
- the LOC134747206 gene encoding U8-agatoxin-Ao1a-like isoform X4, with protein sequence MPRAGALLLALAALLLVAEWTHASYIDPDEDVEISVPDYGEDPADLQLLQDVGKRACIRRGGNCDHRPGDCCHSSSCRCNLWGSNCRCQRMGLFQKWG encoded by the exons ATGCCGCGCGCCGGCGCACTCTTGCTGGCGTTAGCGGCGCTCCTGCTCGTCGCTGAGTGGACGCACGCCTCATACATCGATCCTG ACGAGGACGTGGAGATCAGCGTTCCCGACTACGGCGAGGACCCGGCAGACTTGCAGCTGCTTCAGGATGTTGGGAA GAGAGCCTGCATCCGGCGTGGCGGAAACTGCGACCACCGGCCCGGCGACTGCTGTCACTCCTCCTCCTGCCGCTGCAACCTCTGGGGCTCCAACTGCCGCTGCCAGCGCATGGGCCTCTTCCAGAAATGGGGGTGA